From Candidatus Komeilibacteria bacterium CG_4_10_14_0_2_um_filter_37_10, the proteins below share one genomic window:
- the holA gene encoding DNA polymerase III subunit delta, giving the protein MYQMIFFFYGTDSYRSYQKVKQLRDKFAQEVDQAGLNITILDGENITLEKFNNAVTQPGFLSAKRLIIIKNIFSLASINSWKEDVITYLNKVTDSSEENYIIFWQEDLPDKDDALFKRLQNFKYAQNFELLDINKLVMWVEQEVGLRQGQITKPAARLLAVNVGNDLWRLAGEIDKLVAYKKDQSIIEADIEQMIDGGLEENIFQFTDALMNNNPVQAIKLLQDQLSLGQNEQYLLSMILRQYRLLWQMKILLAQGLSQQQLAQQTKIHPFVIRKLTPALAKYQVSDLQKIYQKLIDLDYQLKSLPLKPELFFDLFIIKTHPSK; this is encoded by the coding sequence ATGTACCAGATGATATTTTTCTTTTATGGAACGGATAGCTATCGTTCTTACCAAAAAGTAAAACAGCTACGAGATAAGTTTGCTCAAGAAGTTGATCAGGCTGGTTTGAATATTACTATTTTGGATGGCGAGAACATTACTTTAGAAAAATTTAATAATGCGGTTACCCAACCGGGTTTTTTATCAGCTAAACGGTTAATAATTATTAAAAATATTTTTTCTCTAGCCAGTATTAATAGTTGGAAAGAAGATGTTATCACTTATTTAAATAAAGTTACTGATAGTTCCGAAGAAAATTATATCATCTTTTGGCAGGAAGATTTGCCCGATAAAGATGACGCTTTGTTTAAGAGATTGCAGAACTTTAAGTATGCCCAAAATTTTGAGCTGTTGGATATCAATAAATTAGTAATGTGGGTGGAACAAGAGGTTGGGTTACGTCAGGGGCAAATTACCAAACCAGCCGCGCGCTTATTGGCTGTTAACGTCGGTAATGATTTATGGCGGTTGGCCGGTGAGATTGATAAATTAGTTGCCTATAAAAAAGATCAGTCCATTATTGAAGCTGATATTGAGCAAATGATTGACGGGGGATTGGAGGAAAATATTTTTCAGTTCACCGACGCCCTAATGAACAACAATCCAGTACAGGCCATTAAATTATTACAGGATCAACTGTCTCTCGGACAAAATGAGCAGTATTTATTGAGCATGATCCTGCGACAGTATCGTTTGCTATGGCAGATGAAAATATTATTAGCTCAAGGTTTGAGTCAGCAACAGTTAGCCCAGCAAACCAAAATTCATCCCTTTGTCATTCGCAAATTAACACCGGCACTGGCCAAATATCAAGTATCTGATTTGCAAAAGATATACCAAAAGCTCATTGATTTGGACTATCAATTAAAATCATTACCATTGAAACCAGAATTGTTCTTTGATTTATTTATTATTAAAACACACCCCAGTAAGTGA